In Treponema vincentii, a single window of DNA contains:
- a CDS encoding helix-turn-helix domain-containing protein produces MNIDFLVFFETVKELAKKKNMTIEMMIQSIEGLSFNSLNTYNSMRKARNLPRADDVLRIAKFFGVSVEYLVTGEEPDNHSRIAAIREQLKAIDNELQKM; encoded by the coding sequence ATGAATATTGACTTTCTTGTTTTTTTTGAAACAGTTAAAGAGTTGGCTAAGAAAAAGAATATGACTATCGAAATGATGATACAATCTATAGAAGGATTATCTTTTAATAGCTTAAATACCTATAATTCTATGCGAAAGGCGCGCAATCTTCCTCGTGCCGATGATGTATTGCGCATTGCTAAATTTTTCGGTGTCTCTGTTGAATATCTCGTTACCGGAGAAGAACCGGATAATCATTCGCGCATAGCGGCTATTCGCGAACAGCTCAAGGCGATAGATAACGAATTACAAAAAATGTAA
- a CDS encoding DUF6908 domain-containing protein, producing the protein MTALEKMALKIARQQEKNAKKENEKREQLAAGFAFVKPVSASAKKVIQQLEAMMIDGYAKIDNTNGSFMPVVVEQVGANQISIAHYYEQNGDLMADPEIVFVKKEYSYGVEYYPIYERMSGLGSDIELVIFKNRKPKLISRLQKQAASFCTDWMRTITMQQGIGK; encoded by the coding sequence ATGACAGCATTAGAGAAAATGGCGCTTAAGATTGCCAGACAACAAGAAAAAAACGCAAAAAAAGAGAATGAAAAGCGTGAACAGCTTGCAGCAGGTTTTGCCTTCGTTAAGCCAGTTTCAGCAAGCGCAAAAAAAGTTATTCAGCAGCTAGAAGCGATGATGATAGACGGCTATGCAAAAATTGATAATACGAACGGCTCTTTTATGCCGGTTGTTGTTGAGCAGGTTGGAGCAAATCAAATATCAATCGCTCACTACTACGAGCAAAACGGCGATTTAATGGCCGATCCTGAAATCGTTTTTGTGAAAAAAGAGTATTCATACGGCGTTGAATACTATCCTATCTATGAAAGAATGAGCGGTCTAGGTTCAGATATAGAGCTGGTGATATTCAAGAACCGCAAACCGAAGTTGATTAGCCGACTGCAAAAACAAGCAGCGAGCTTTTGTACCGATTGGATGCGCACAATAACAATGCAGCAAGGCATAGGCAAGTAA
- a CDS encoding LPD29 domain-containing protein yields the protein MKYFTKKMTLDEVKAAYRAAAMKLHPDRGGSTEAMQQLNAEFEVAFAIAQKFEKAEPTYSKRQPKTAESAGSYRRQFYTVNNWQGERYDCNLSIKDIAQLIREYVKNAYPTYRFSITLNCRFHTINVALMEYPVELTNRTLLRDYLYTTPIYIPSKGYINVNEISEGNKEKWIAYRLKTANRKKDFCKSDTWLNPVVFAVLQDVQDFMNSYNYDNSNPMIDYFSTNFYGYVQIGKEGKPAEFVERTARVNPTKKTKSVKRLTA from the coding sequence ATGAAATACTTTACAAAAAAAATGACATTAGACGAAGTGAAAGCAGCATACAGAGCAGCGGCGATGAAGCTGCATCCTGATAGAGGCGGCAGCACAGAGGCAATGCAGCAGCTGAATGCCGAATTTGAAGTTGCATTTGCGATAGCGCAAAAATTCGAGAAAGCGGAACCGACGTATTCCAAACGGCAACCTAAAACAGCAGAAAGTGCAGGCAGCTACCGGCGGCAGTTTTACACCGTGAACAACTGGCAGGGTGAACGTTATGATTGCAACCTTTCAATAAAAGACATTGCGCAGTTAATCCGTGAATATGTTAAAAATGCGTATCCTACATATCGGTTTTCGATTACCTTAAACTGCCGTTTCCACACTATCAACGTAGCTTTGATGGAGTATCCGGTAGAGCTTACAAACCGCACATTGCTACGTGATTACCTCTATACGACACCAATATATATTCCGTCAAAAGGCTATATCAATGTTAACGAGATCAGCGAAGGAAATAAAGAAAAATGGATTGCTTATCGGCTGAAAACAGCGAATCGCAAAAAAGATTTTTGTAAATCCGATACGTGGTTAAATCCTGTTGTTTTCGCAGTTTTGCAAGACGTTCAAGATTTTATGAACTCGTACAACTACGATAATAGCAATCCGATGATTGATTATTTCAGCACGAATTTTTACGGCTATGTACAAATTGGCAAAGAAGGAAAGCCTGCGGAGTTTGTAGAACGCACGGCGCGCGTCAATCCTACAAAAAAGACAAAGAGCGTTAAACGGCTTACCGCATAA
- a CDS encoding sporulation protein Cse60 translates to MTYVKKVKIFCANDEERLENKLNDFLSKEIEKGFHIISIQYQLTSAYDASSIIHDIVETFSCMVYYSEPVEE, encoded by the coding sequence ATGACATACGTTAAAAAGGTTAAAATTTTTTGCGCAAACGATGAAGAGCGTTTAGAAAACAAACTTAATGATTTTCTTTCAAAAGAAATAGAGAAAGGTTTCCACATCATTAGCATTCAATATCAACTTACAAGCGCGTATGACGCATCATCGATAATACACGACATTGTAGAAACATTTTCCTGCATGGTGTACTACAGCGAACCGGTAGAGGAATAA
- a CDS encoding DUF4406 domain-containing protein, with product MKLYLSGAISANPNYKNNFETARKRLNDAGYAVVSPTIFCDESMSWEQRLRRRMQVISTCRNIALIVTEYQSASTNLELEIARVLSMQVKTVEEWIEYAERQKQHRGLCRRWEMRG from the coding sequence ATGAAACTGTATTTATCCGGCGCAATAAGCGCTAATCCGAATTACAAAAATAATTTTGAAACCGCCCGTAAGCGGCTCAATGACGCGGGGTATGCAGTTGTATCTCCGACCATTTTTTGTGATGAAAGCATGAGCTGGGAGCAACGGCTAAGGCGGCGCATGCAAGTCATTTCAACATGCAGAAATATTGCGCTCATAGTAACGGAATATCAATCTGCTAGTACCAATCTTGAATTAGAGATAGCAAGAGTTCTTTCTATGCAGGTTAAAACGGTTGAAGAATGGATTGAATACGCCGAGCGGCAAAAGCAGCATCGCGGTTTATGCCGACGATGGGAGATGAGAGGATGA
- a CDS encoding AAA family ATPase — protein MAVIVAVMGESGTGKSTSLRNFQKGEASVINVSKKPLPFRNTLSVFKTDNYQEVQAMIKRAQAKSVVIDDAQYLMAFEYMHRAKEKGYEKFTDIGANFFNLTQTAIALPDDKIIYFLFHIERTKDGNEKCKTIGQLLDEKITLEGLFTIVLKTVVLLDGNNQRQFCFATVNNGSDTVKTPMGMFAEPLIPNDLKVVDTVIREYYGMPENVFIQHSHNEAPQESPQGNRQQTGIQQVPPQNRKQQSSILSFAKSYKEM, from the coding sequence ATGGCAGTTATTGTAGCAGTAATGGGAGAAAGCGGGACGGGTAAATCAACCAGTTTACGCAATTTTCAAAAAGGAGAAGCATCGGTAATCAACGTATCAAAAAAGCCGCTTCCTTTCCGTAATACGTTATCGGTTTTTAAAACGGATAACTATCAAGAAGTTCAGGCGATGATTAAACGAGCACAGGCAAAAAGTGTTGTTATAGATGATGCGCAATATCTGATGGCTTTTGAGTATATGCACCGCGCAAAAGAAAAGGGATATGAAAAATTTACCGACATCGGCGCGAATTTTTTCAACCTTACACAAACAGCAATAGCACTCCCTGATGATAAGATTATTTATTTTCTTTTTCATATTGAACGGACAAAAGACGGTAACGAAAAATGTAAAACGATTGGGCAGCTACTCGATGAGAAAATAACGCTTGAAGGGCTTTTTACCATCGTTTTAAAAACAGTCGTTCTATTAGACGGAAACAATCAGCGACAGTTCTGTTTTGCAACGGTCAATAACGGTAGTGATACGGTCAAAACGCCGATGGGAATGTTCGCAGAGCCGCTTATTCCGAATGATTTAAAAGTGGTTGATACGGTTATCCGTGAATATTACGGAATGCCGGAGAATGTTTTTATACAGCATTCACATAATGAAGCGCCGCAAGAGAGCCCCCAAGGCAATCGGCAACAGACCGGTATACAGCAAGTACCCCCGCAAAACAGGAAACAGCAGTCGTCTATTTTAAGTTTTGCAAAATCGTATAAGGAGATGTAA
- a CDS encoding DUF1351 domain-containing protein, whose amino-acid sequence MKKKDVFTFDERFHVYRLNGEIIPSVTKIICTIAGKDLSHIPPEILKKAAERGTAIHKEIETGVIESMEAKWIEQNIVRASCQFEQKFYHTVDDFTYAGTADIVASDMLFDIKTQKEADVLSWALQLNLYNLFLKKKYLKVLHTPNTGNFSVVDIPVLSMQQLQEIIIAYVQGIRLREDFMNTQEDKKEVVEMPPLDLNLTVVEQNIGTLNTNAAQLLERVKERLAFYSIDRYSGENIAAAKKDKAELNNAAQMLNAERIRIEKEFMKPIETFKATVSETVSLIKECSANIDVIVKEVEQKEKDNKKAIIIEYFESLHFSLVDFDMLFNPKWLNKTTKLKDIQDEIRGRIEKIEADLSVLDRIGEAEAKQYYLSTLNLDAALAKADEIKANRERLAALEKAQAAQKEQALSERGQIDSDAGGEENLHADGSWCPPSPSFSDSAQTETVPQEKEEKLQVTFTVIGTADQLVSLQTYMENAQLRYTFQ is encoded by the coding sequence ATGAAGAAAAAAGATGTTTTTACTTTCGATGAGCGCTTCCATGTATACCGGCTAAACGGCGAAATCATTCCATCCGTTACAAAAATTATCTGCACTATTGCAGGGAAAGATTTATCACACATTCCCCCTGAGATTTTAAAGAAGGCAGCGGAGCGCGGTACGGCAATTCATAAAGAAATTGAAACGGGCGTTATTGAGTCGATGGAAGCGAAATGGATTGAACAAAATATCGTCCGTGCATCCTGCCAATTTGAACAGAAGTTTTATCATACCGTGGATGATTTTACCTATGCAGGAACTGCCGACATTGTTGCAAGCGATATGCTTTTTGATATTAAAACACAGAAAGAAGCGGACGTATTGAGCTGGGCGCTCCAACTGAACCTGTACAATCTCTTTCTCAAAAAGAAGTATTTAAAGGTCTTGCATACACCGAATACCGGTAATTTTTCGGTTGTCGATATTCCGGTTTTATCGATGCAGCAGCTACAAGAAATCATTATTGCCTATGTGCAAGGTATCCGATTACGGGAGGATTTTATGAACACACAGGAAGACAAAAAAGAAGTTGTCGAAATGCCGCCGCTTGATCTCAATCTTACGGTTGTTGAACAGAATATCGGCACACTGAATACAAACGCCGCACAGCTATTAGAACGAGTTAAAGAGCGTCTCGCATTTTATTCGATAGATCGCTATAGCGGCGAAAACATCGCAGCGGCAAAAAAGGATAAGGCAGAGTTAAACAACGCGGCACAAATGCTCAATGCAGAGCGCATCCGCATTGAGAAAGAATTTATGAAGCCGATTGAAACATTCAAAGCAACTGTTTCAGAAACGGTAAGTCTCATCAAAGAATGCTCGGCAAATATTGATGTAATTGTCAAAGAAGTTGAGCAAAAGGAAAAAGATAATAAGAAAGCGATCATTATCGAATACTTTGAATCGCTTCATTTTTCACTTGTTGATTTTGACATGCTGTTTAATCCGAAGTGGCTTAATAAAACAACAAAGCTCAAAGACATTCAAGACGAGATACGCGGGCGGATTGAAAAGATTGAAGCCGATTTAAGTGTTCTTGACCGTATCGGAGAAGCGGAAGCGAAGCAATATTATTTATCAACACTGAACCTCGATGCGGCTCTTGCAAAAGCGGATGAAATCAAAGCAAATCGCGAACGACTTGCAGCGCTTGAAAAAGCACAGGCAGCACAAAAAGAGCAAGCATTGTCTGAAAGAGGACAAATTGACAGCGATGCTGGCGGTGAAGAAAATCTCCATGCGGACGGATCTTGGTGCCCACCTTCGCCGTCTTTCTCCGATTCGGCACAGACAGAAACGGTGCCACAAGAAAAAGAAGAAAAATTACAAGTTACTTTTACAGTAATCGGAACGGCAGATCAGTTAGTTTCCCTTCAAACGTATATGGAAAATGCACAGCTGCGCTATACATTTCAATAG